Below is a window of Paraburkholderia kururiensis DNA.
CGTGAAGCGGCGCGCTTCGGAGGCCATGCGCGGCGTCATCTGCGGCACCTCGGAGAGAATCACCGCATGAAAGCGGCTCGCCAGTTCGAGGTAGTCGTTCTGCGAGCGCGGGCCACCGCATAGCGTCGCGAAGTCGAACCACACGACGCCGTCCGCGCGGCGCAGCGCCTTGAGCTCGCGCTTTTCGATGTGCAGGATGGGGCTTTCGTCGGGCACCGCGGCAAGCTCGCTATAGGCGCGGCGCAACGCGCGGTCTGCGGCCGCACCGAGCGGCGTGTGATACGCCTGCACCTGCGCGAGCGTGCGCTGCCGGTAGTCCACGCCCGCATCCACGTTGATCACGTCGAGCTGCGCCTTGATGAGCTCGATGGCGGGCAGCATGCGGTCGCGATGCAGTCCGTCGGGGTACAGCGTATCGGGCGCGTAGTTGGAGGTCATCACGAACTGCACGCCGTTCGTGAAGAGCCGGTCGAGCAGACGGTAGAGGATCATCGCGTCCGCGATGTCGGAGACGTGAAACTCATCGAAGCAGATGAGCCGGTAGCGCCTCGCGATACGGCGCGCGAGTTCGTCGAGCGGATCGGCCTGGCCCTTCAGCTCTTCGAGTTCGCGGTGCACTTCGCGCATGAACTCGTGGAAATGCAGACGCGTCTTGCGCTGCACGGGCACCACGGCATAGAAGCTGTCCATGAGAAAGCTCTTGCCTCGCCCCACGCCGCCCCACATGTACACGCCGCGCGGCAGGTCCGGATGGATGATGAGCTTCTTGAAGGCATTCGAGCGGCGCGCCTTGTAGGCCACCCACTCTTCATAGCACCGCTGCAGACGGTCCACGGCGGCACGCTGGGCGGCGTCCGACTGGTAACCGCGCGTCCGCAGTTCGTTTTCGTAGTACTCGGTGACGTTCATCGTGCAACGGTAAGAAAGAAGGCGGGAGGGATTCGCACCCTGCCCGCCTTCGCAGCCTGCCTCATTCGGCCAGCGTCATGCGACCGGCGTCATTACATGTTCAGCGCGCGCTTGTCGACGGCGAGCGCCGCTTCGCGCATCACTTCGGAGAGCGACGGGTGCGGATGGCAGATGCGGCCGATGTCTTCGGACGCCGCCTTGAACTCCATCGCCACGACGGCTTCAGCGATCAGGTCCGACGCGTTGGCCGAGATGATGTGCACGCCGAGCAGCTCGTCCGTCTTCGCGTCGGCGATCATCTTGACGAAACCATCCGCCTTGTTGATGCCGAGCGCGCGACCGTTGGCAAGGAACGGGAACTGGCCCGTCTTGATCTCGCGGCCTTCGGCCTTCAGCTGCTGCTCCGTCTTGCCGACCCATGCGATTTCCGGCTCGGTGTAGATCACCCACGGAATGCAGTTGTAGTCGATGTGCGGCTTCTGGCCGTCGATCACTTCGGCCACCAGCACGCCTTCGTCTTCGGCCTTGTGCGCGAGCATCGGGCCGCGCACCACGTCGCCGATCGCGTACACGTTCGGCACGGACGTCGCACAGTGCGCGTCCACGTCGATGAAACCGCGCTCGTTCGTCTTGAGGCCGATGGCTTCGAGGCCGAGGTTGTCCGTGTTCGGCACGCGGCCGATCGAGACGATCAGGCGGTCGGCTTCGAGCGTCTGCGCGTTGCCGTCCTTGTCCGCGTAGGCGATGGTGACGCCCTTTGCAGTCGCCTTCACTTCGCCGATCTTCACGCCGAGATGGATGTCGAGGCCCTGCTTCTTGAACTGCTTGGCCGCTTCCTTGGCGAGCGCCTGGTCGGCGGCCGCGAGGAACTCGGGCAGCGCTTCGAGCACGGTCACTTCCGCGCCCAGACGCCGCCACACCGAACCCAGTTCGAGGCCGATCACGCCCGCGCCGATCACAGCGAGCTTCTTCGGCACGGCGTCGAACGAGAGCGCGCCTTCGTTGTCGGCCACGATCTTGTTGTCCACCGGCACGTTCGGCAGGTGGCGCGCCTTCGAACCCGTCGCGATGATCACGTTCTTCGCCGTGACGACTTCGGTTTCGCCTTCGCCGCTCACTTCGATCTGCACGCCGGCGTCGGTGCGGCCCGTGAACTTGCCGTGACCCTTGAGCCACGTGATCTTGTTCTTGCGGAACAGGAACTCGATACCCTTCGTCATCTTTTCGACGATGCCTTCCTTGCGGCTCATCATCTTCGTGACGTCGATCTTGACGTCCGACACGCTGATGCCGTGGTCGACGAGGTGATGCTGGGCGTTCTCGAACTCTTCCGACGACGCGAGCAGCGCCTTCGACGGAATGCAGCCCACGTTCAGGCACGTGCCGCCGAGCTTGAGGGCGCCGGCCGGGTTCTTCCACTTTTCGATGCACGCCACCGTCTTGCCGAGCTGGGCGGCACGAATCGCGGCGATATAGCCGCCGGGACCGGCACCGATCACGACGACGTCAAATTCCTTGGACATAAGAATCCTTTCGATAGGAAGCGCCACGCGCGAGGTGCGTCCATCACGTCCGTGGTCCGGTGCGTCATGGACGCGCCCGCGGCGCCTTGCGGCGCGCCGGGCGCTTCGATGCAGTCAATGCGGGCGATTACAGGTCGAGCAGCAGGCGCGCCGGATCTTCCAGCGCATCCTTCATGGCGACGAGCGAGAGCACCGCTTCGCGGCCGTCGATGATCCGGTGGTCGTACGAGAGCGCCAGATAGTTCATCGGACGGATCACGATCTGGCCGTTTTCCACTACTGCGCGTTCCTTGGTGGCGTGCACGCCGAGAATCGCGGACTGCGGCGGGTTGATGATCGGGGTGGAGAGCATCGAGCCGAACACGCCGCCGTTCGAGATCGAGAACGTACCGCCCGTCATTTCCTCGATGGAGAGCTTGCCGTCGCGAGCCTTCTGGCCGAACTCGGCGATCTTCTTCTCGATGTCGGCGAGGCTCATCTGGTCGGCGTTGCGCAGGATGGGCACCACGAGACCGCGCGGCGAGCCCACGGCGATA
It encodes the following:
- the zapE gene encoding cell division protein ZapE, whose amino-acid sequence is MNVTEYYENELRTRGYQSDAAQRAAVDRLQRCYEEWVAYKARRSNAFKKLIIHPDLPRGVYMWGGVGRGKSFLMDSFYAVVPVQRKTRLHFHEFMREVHRELEELKGQADPLDELARRIARRYRLICFDEFHVSDIADAMILYRLLDRLFTNGVQFVMTSNYAPDTLYPDGLHRDRMLPAIELIKAQLDVINVDAGVDYRQRTLAQVQAYHTPLGAAADRALRRAYSELAAVPDESPILHIEKRELKALRRADGVVWFDFATLCGGPRSQNDYLELASRFHAVILSEVPQMTPRMASEARRFTWLIDVFYDHKVKLLMSAAVPAEELYVEGPMANEFARTVSRIVEMQSKEYLDTPRRLVDTSLT
- the lpdA gene encoding dihydrolipoyl dehydrogenase, which produces MSKEFDVVVIGAGPGGYIAAIRAAQLGKTVACIEKWKNPAGALKLGGTCLNVGCIPSKALLASSEEFENAQHHLVDHGISVSDVKIDVTKMMSRKEGIVEKMTKGIEFLFRKNKITWLKGHGKFTGRTDAGVQIEVSGEGETEVVTAKNVIIATGSKARHLPNVPVDNKIVADNEGALSFDAVPKKLAVIGAGVIGLELGSVWRRLGAEVTVLEALPEFLAAADQALAKEAAKQFKKQGLDIHLGVKIGEVKATAKGVTIAYADKDGNAQTLEADRLIVSIGRVPNTDNLGLEAIGLKTNERGFIDVDAHCATSVPNVYAIGDVVRGPMLAHKAEDEGVLVAEVIDGQKPHIDYNCIPWVIYTEPEIAWVGKTEQQLKAEGREIKTGQFPFLANGRALGINKADGFVKMIADAKTDELLGVHIISANASDLIAEAVVAMEFKAASEDIGRICHPHPSLSEVMREAALAVDKRALNM